The sequence acatatgcacataggatattaacactcaccttgtcgccttgatgaatgctaccgaaataaaccgcaactcgccaatggaaagtacctattccattatcacaatacaaacaacacacttagagtggatttacaaaccaactcaaaacgacacttagtgtaatttcgaccagttgcacttccaagcacgaaatgcccccaaactaaccaataatcactaacactagtgaccatGGTCCTAATcatgccaatttaacccaatcataagtgttaaacacttatcattctcaaaatcacccataaaccctaattttgactcatttcaaaattagtctttcaaatacactaagatgagttccaacacttccataatcaccaaacctagtgattaaacccaattccaagtcctaaatcatggccaagtcggtttccaacccaaaactcaCCAACAACAAcagtaaacccgattactagcaacactaaactcacctcatgagtttaaatgggtttctcaacaatttaagttcaaaccctaacttgaatattaaaatcaaacaatgaaattcggagttagaacttctcacaacaaccaaaacgtagctaggaatgagatgaacaactttaacactcgagcttttgatcaatttgagcttcttcttctgcaaaaccccaattctctctctagaactctctctctctctctctctagatagttgagagtgtttgtggatgtgaaagtgatccaaaccagctgatatgacctgagatccgtcctcaagtgaaaagaccaaaaagcccctcatttaaatcTAATTAGAAAAAGACAGAAATCTGTCGCaggcatggtgcgcggcgcgcacccttcccctgcgcggcgcgcactagggtcTGCACAGTCTGTCTGTTTTTAAATTTATACCACGCTTCACATACTTTACTTACACCATTttaactctatgtaccataaatatttgggtcttacatcttATTATAGTGGTCTTATTATAGTAGGCGCTGGGTGCTTTCGGAGAAGTAATTGCACCCCAAAACATATGTGATGAAAGATTCGACCAGAAATCACAATACACACAACTTTGAAAACAATCAGCACAATTTAGTCAAAAATCAAATAAGTTATGTTTTTGAGTACATAAGATTCAAGTTTGTCAAAGATTGTTAATTTTACAAAGCATATAATAAAGATTTAAACCCTAGTTTGTGATCAAGCATAAATTAGTCGAAGCGATACAGTGTACACTTGGTCAACAAATAAAGGGGATTTAAGGGTCACTCGAGTTTAACTCTACAGTCCGACGTATCATGAATAACCCTAATATGAGATGATGGTCTCACGAGGGTGGTTAACATCGATCCACCATCATCGGGTTAGCCAGACAATGATGGCTCACGGGTGGTATTTAAGGTATATGTTCATAAAACGTTACTTGTAACTGTAAATGGAGGTTGAAATGTTGTTTAGAGTCCGGTAGTGCAAGTTTGATTCTTGATGAAGATGAGGATGAAGATGATATAATCGTAAGTGATTCTCATATGCCAATTTGTGTATGTATTGTCCTATTTATAGGTGGACGTCTTTGTCCTTTAGTGCCACGTAATAAAACATAGGGAACATCCTTTTGCTACCATATGCCATAAAGCTGAAAAAGGTATGTGTCGTCCCCTAATGTTGTTCTTCTAACGGCTTGCTGATGCCATCTGGCAACCTGCAACACTATCTAGCCGTTCTACAGTGTTAGAATCGTGTCAACCACCTGGGGTGTCCTTTTCTTTGTTTATTTGTGCTCTGCCAACCAACCTTTGTTACATATAGCCAAACAGAGTGTCATATTCATGTTGGTGCATCTTGGCGTTATGTATGCACAAAGGCTCTTTGGAGCCCCGAGGTAACAATTGTGCTATTTCTAGCGCTGACTAAGTATGCGCGGTATCGAATGTGGCGCGCATGAGTGTTATTGGATTGGTAGTACGCACATGTTTTATGTTGATAGCTTAGTTAATTCACCATTTCAGTCACGTGCAATCCACGTGAGACGCGTGCATATAGTGTATGCAAGTATGCGCGTCATTAGTTTGCATTGCCAATCACCAAGGGATCATGCATTGAATAACTTTATAACTAGCATTTAAGGACTGAAACGTCTAAATGAATATGTTGCAGATGGTCATATACATATTGATAGGCAATCAAGTGGAAACCACAAAGTGTAAGTCAAACTTGATGAGTCATGGAACTGAAAACAAGCATAACATGTCTGAACCAAGATTTAGTACAGTTCCTAACTTAAAGGAAAAGATAAAAGTTACTTGCAAATTAATAAACCTATAAACTACAGACCAGAGCCATTCTTTCGAAAGAGTTGGTAACAAAAGCTTTTGGTTCTTTACAAATCAGTCCATTCGTCGACGCTTCTTAAGATTATCAAATACTTGGCGGATATCATCAGATGTGATTGGTTTTGATGCATCGAAGGATTGCTGTTGAAAGTCATACATATATTAGTTCAAACAGATAAAGACAACACTATGTAATGTAGAAGTGTAAAGTATAAAGCTTCAAACATTAATAAGAAAAAGGAACACACACAGAGTTACCAAAAAAAATAAATGCCACCAAAAAGATAAGAAAGGAAACAGTTTAAGTCAACGCAATTTAAGTATTTTATACTATTGCAATGAAAGATCTTAATATTTCTTGTTAGGCACTAAGCGTCAAATATTCTCAAAGAAAAACAGCAGGAGAACATCTTTAAAGTGTTGTAAAAGGTATAAATAAATTGATGCGAAACCATTCATTTGGCACTCGGTTCCTTCGTCTTATGGAAAGTTCAGAAGTTCAGTTGACTTTTTTGAATTGGAACTCGGTCAAGCTGATGGCGTCCATCAAACTTGACGTTTCTCGTTAACAGATTGCTAGCACATAACCTTTTCCTATTTTgcattttaattaaaaaaaaagtagtttgtaaccGAAAGCTTAGTACGAAAGTTCAAAAAGATGATCACTAGAACGTTAAAAGTCCATCACTTAATACAAATATGAAGCAGTTGGTTTGAAATCTCCAAAAGCATAAGAGTCCAATCTAATTTCCAAACAAACAATAACTTATCAATCTAACTTCAAAGGCCAAGCAGcaacataatttaaacttaaatgaTCTAATATACAACCATTATATTATCTCAAAGAATTAACGACATTACTTGATGCAAATCAACGTTTCAAAAAAGTGAACTGACCAGGAAAGTACAGATCTCGTCTTTCATGTCGGCAATGCCTGATAGTATTTCCATCTTCTCCACATGCCCTAGATTACTAAGAAAAGACATTTCTGCCCCATCTTGCTGCTGCAATTTTTCATCCCGCTTTTGCTTCGCCAGATTCTCGTACTCCGCAATCGAATCCTCCTTACTAAGCAAGAAACTGATTCCGTTCTTGGTGTAAAATCCCAAACAATTTTCACACCCACAGAGTGCCTCTCTCCAATTCTTTGTAAGAAACATTGGTTGACTTTTTCCAAAGGTCAATTCAGTGGTCAAGAGATCAACACCAAGAAGACATTTATCAGATTTTTCTCCAACTGGAATACTCTTATCATCATCTACATTTTTAAAGTTAGGATCGTGTACTGCAGAGTCTGCATTATGAACCACCGAAGTACCATTTTCAGGCATTGTAGAGGATCCAGAACCCGAAGGTGCAGCCTCCACGCCTTTTTCTTTAGAAGTAGTAGGAGTATTTGGTTGCTTATGTGGCGCAAATATGGTTTGAGGGTACAGGTGCAGAAAAGAGCAAATAGACGAGCACATGTGGCAGATAAGATCTTCAAACAGAGGTTCGCCATTTTCGTCTATTGGGATCTGTATCTAAAGTTTTCAACAGTATTTACTTATATATCAATGTAATTTGAGGGAATATATGTATGTAAAACTCGATATTCTGAAATGATGAAACCCATTTACTTATACATGGCTTCATTAACTTACGTTGATCTGTAATGGGTTATTTTGATGAAACCAAAAAAGAAAGCGGACACAAACTGCAGAAAGTCACCTAAAGTGTGTCAAAAAAACTTCTTGTATCATTTtattaaaggaaaaaaaaaacatattattaTGGAAATAATATATTCAGAGTATTGTTTAAACATATGTGACACCAATGATATGTATAATATTATATCTATATACTAATTGCGACGCGAAGGTTTACTGTTCATTTCAACTAATATAGATTTCAGGTCAACCCAACCCGAACTGAACATTTTGACATGTTACTCAAACAGTTGCACGCCCAATTAGCCACATCTAGCAAAAAGAACATAACAATTATTTTTGCTAGTTACGACTCCAGGTAAGGAATAgtgtgttgggaaattacggtctcactaattcccaccacccagcccaacaataatagtaaagaaataagaacaatacacaacacaagatttaacgtggaaactccaaaacaggagaaaaaccaccggcccccaaagagagaaatacactatatcacaaattgttacaatgaaatagatgactctcttaagccaactacactctccaaaatatttaactaatacaactctcaaacaagagtaagaaagaaagaaataatcaaatacttaaagtgtattgattggtgcaatttggaatgaagacttagcccctcttatataaccaagtcactcacccctcacatcttcctcccaccaatgtgggataaacatatcttctactagccaaaataaaccaacaaatctccaccttttggatagaagaagataaccatgcttccacattgcaaggataaccgatgtagacgcttcctcgacgacaacttcaagatcctcatcttcataccgttgacattatctcccaagagacaaaacttgcatcttcatcgaacattgtctaaaccgacaatcattgtcatcacagacaatcataactcttaacaagaattatcatactccaccattaagagtatagcacttagaatatcacattccaagcatttcacctcggcacatgttgttgaacaaccagctgaaactttatggtgcaacttccttgtttggctttcccgaaagtcccatcagctacaacatcagtttccaccacacaacctgcataaatgccaaaccaatgcccatgtgtaattgtggaaccgctaacgaacatccctttccacggtggcgcggacacaccatgaggatggtgtgacttcagaggaattcgtcactctccgtaacaacagaGACAATGTTaacgtctttggagccatttgccggattagctccacctggacaattaacccttacatgcccagtcttcccgcacctccagcatgtcagattctttctagagtttctcttatgcctatccgaacacaacagtaccgtagcttctgatgacgagactccgttaccttccaatcttttctcctcggataggagcttgctagtaacatcttcaaacttcaacgtttctttcccgtacattagaataggtttcatgtgctcataggacgatgataaagataatatcaacctcaaagctttatcttcatcatccgttttaactccaatagcctccagttccgaaacaataccgttaagaatacttagatgatctgaaatctttgaacccccatccatacgcagagtatgaaattgttctttaagacacaaccgatttgagatgcccttgccctggtacaactgctctagtttaacccaaagctcctttgccgttgataacccgtgcacatttgcaagcacgttctttgcaagatacaaacgaatcgcacttgctgccctcaaatccatatcatcacattcttcttcatcaaacttactgctagaatcactgccaggaacaagggtgggtttacccttcaaagccttgtgtaaaccggactgaatcaacacatccttgacttgaacctgccataagccaaaattgatcctcccatcaaatttctctacatcaaacctcattggactgaacttcgacatcgtatccgtatcctataaacaacactttctctgattttgctcacgtttcgaatagccaaaagatgtagcaggtagccaggaccctttaaatcggaaatccacaactaggccactaacaaatccaactattactacgaatcagaaaaactattgtctaaccagataccctatacgatcaatagaactcgtttctgatgtggacgatccactcacgtggcaaccacagagcatactccgactcctataaccgagacccccgtcaaacctgactctctgataccagttgttgggaaattacggtctcactaattcccaccacccagcccaacaataatagtaaagaaataagaacaatacacaacacaagatttaacgtggaaactccaaaacaggagaaaaaccaccggcccccaaagagagaaatacactatatcacaaattgttacaatgatatagatgactctcttaagccaactacactctccaaaatatttaactaatacaactctcaaacaagagtaagaaagaaagaaataatcaaatacttaaagtgtattgattggtgcaatttggaatgaagacttagcccctcttatataaccaagtcactcacccctcacatcttcctcccaccaatgtgggataaacatatcttctactagccaaaataaaccaacatagTGTTAACGTCGGTTTGCACCCATTCTTAAGCATTTATAAGTTATAACCTGATATAAAATTCTTAAAAAAGTTTACCAAGCTGTCAATTCCTAACATGACCTTcagcagaaaagaaaaaaaaatgatgtcTACACGAtctgtaaataataatactaacctcCTTGGTAGACTCAAGGCCAAGATGCTCCTCGTGAAACCAATCTTCACAAATGCAACACTGAATCATCTCTACTTGCTCCTCAACATCTGGATCAGGATATTGATAGCTACAAGTACAATATTTCCCCTTAAAA comes from Rutidosis leptorrhynchoides isolate AG116_Rl617_1_P2 chromosome 4, CSIRO_AGI_Rlap_v1, whole genome shotgun sequence and encodes:
- the LOC139840006 gene encoding uncharacterized protein — encoded protein: MDDVFEEETEQTVSLNEYLDEVEHQELEADLVLGGDEGKECTYVKGYMKRQAIFSCLTCTPDGNAGVCTACSLTCHDGHEIVELWTKRNFKCDCGNSKFGAFYCKLMPSKDIENEDNSYNHNFKGKYCTCSYQYPDPDVEEQVEMIQCCICEDWFHEEHLGLESTKEIQIPIDENGEPLFEDLICHMCSSICSFLHLYPQTIFAPHKQPNTPTTSKEKGVEAAPSGSGSSTMPENGTSVVHNADSAVHDPNFKNVDDDKSIPVGEKSDKCLLGVDLLTTELTFGKSQPMFLTKNWREALCGCENCLGFYTKNGISFLLSKEDSIAEYENLAKQKRDEKLQQQDGAEMSFLSNLGHVEKMEILSGIADMKDEICTFLQSFDASKPITSDDIRQVFDNLKKRRRMD